A genome region from Variovorax paradoxus includes the following:
- a CDS encoding HK97 family phage prohead protease — protein MALKRAYSTLEIKAVDGAEGEKRTFTGIASTPGTDRMGDIVEPKGAVFKLPIPLLWQHDSRQPIGWVTAAKVTDMGIEISGEVADVPEEGDLKNRLATAWQSIKAKLVRGLSIGFDPIEHSQIDGTWGQRFTKWEWLELSAVTIPANSEASITAIKAADTSTRAALGLTRTPVVHLDTPPGASGIKKDRRPGVVYLNP, from the coding sequence ATGGCCCTTAAGCGCGCCTATTCCACCCTCGAGATAAAGGCCGTCGACGGCGCCGAGGGAGAGAAGCGAACCTTCACCGGCATCGCCTCGACGCCCGGCACCGACCGCATGGGCGACATCGTCGAGCCCAAGGGCGCGGTGTTCAAGCTGCCGATTCCGCTGCTGTGGCAGCACGACAGCCGCCAGCCCATCGGCTGGGTGACCGCTGCGAAGGTGACCGACATGGGCATCGAGATCTCTGGCGAGGTTGCCGACGTGCCGGAAGAGGGCGACCTCAAGAACCGGCTGGCCACGGCCTGGCAGTCGATCAAGGCCAAGCTGGTGCGCGGCCTGTCCATCGGGTTCGATCCCATCGAGCACTCGCAGATCGACGGCACGTGGGGCCAGCGCTTCACGAAGTGGGAATGGCTCGAGCTGTCGGCCGTGACCATCCCGGCGAACTCCGAAGCATCCATCACCGCAATCAAGGCGGCTGACACGTCGACGCGGGCCGCGCTTGGCCTCACGCGTACGCCGGTCGTCCACCTCGACACCCCTCCCGGCGCCTCGGGAATCAAGAAAG